A part of Penaeus chinensis breed Huanghai No. 1 chromosome 6, ASM1920278v2, whole genome shotgun sequence genomic DNA contains:
- the LOC125026421 gene encoding DNA polymerase beta-like, translated as MSSKRKGYESTQKPNGDLCEFLLELADYERNVNRNIHKYNAYRNAAAALGEYPTRIKDGNEAKKIKGIGTKIADKIEEFLNTGKLTKLEKIRASETNVAINLLNRVTGIGPAKARELVNEGILNLEDLRKNQDKLNHHQIIGLKYFDDFEKQIPREEIERIEDVVRKQINEIDSKYIITICGSYRRGAKSSGDVDVLLTHPAYTSETEKRPDLLKKVVNQLKEGQLITDTLSLGDIKFMGVCQLEQDLPHRRLDIRLLPHDQYFCGILYFTGSDIFNKNMRAHALEQGFTLNEYCIRPIGSTGVAGEALPVSSERDIFDYIDYDYKEPHQRNV; from the exons ATGAGCAGCAAGAGGAAAGGTTACGAGAGCACACAGAAACCCAATGGAGACCTGTGCGAGTTTTTGCTCG AACTGGCTGACTATGAGCGAAATGTAAATCGCAACATTCACAAATACAATGCTTATCGGAATGCTGCGGCTGCTCTAGGAGAGTATCCTACGCGCATTAAAGACGGCAATGAGGCCAAAAAGATCAAAGGTATCGGCACGAAGATTGCAGACAAGATTGAAGAGTTTCTGAATACAGGAAAATTAACGAAACTGGAGAAG ATTCGTGCGAGCGAGACCAACGTCGCCATCAACCTGCTCAATCGCGTGACGGGCATTGGACCAGCTAAAGCGCGGGAGCTCGTCAACGAAGGAATTCTTAACCTGGAGGACCTCAGGAAAAACCAAGACAAACTGAATCATCATCAGATCATCGGATTGAA GTACTTTGATGATTTCGAAAAGCAGATTCCAagagaagaaattgaaagaatTGAGGATGTCGTAAGAAAGCAAATCAACGAGATCGACTCAAAGTACATCATTACAATCTGTGGTAGCTATCG TCGAGGAGCCAAGAGCAGTGGTGACGTGGACGTTCTGCTGACTCACCCTGCCTACACCTCAGAAACGGAGAAACGGCCAGACCTGCTGAAGAAAGTCGTGAATCAGCTTAAGGAGGGCCAGTTGATCACCGATACCTTGTCATTAGGAGATATCAAGTTTatg GGCGTGTGTCAGCTGGAGCAGGATCTCCCTCACCGACGTCTCGACATTCGACTGTTGCCGCACGACCAGTACTTCTGTGGTATTCTGTACTTTACGGGTTCAGACATCTTCAACAAAAACATGCGGGCACATGCACTAGAGCAGGGTTTCACACTGAACGAGTACTGCATTCGACCCATAGGCAGCACAG GTGTAGCCGGAGAGGCCCTGCCGGTGTCGAGTGAGCGAGACATTTTCGA